A window of Neorhizobium galegae bv. orientalis str. HAMBI 540 genomic DNA:
ACCAGGCGACCGCCATGACGCGCGCCGTGCCGTTGAATTGCGGAATGTCGAAGGAGACATTCGCCTTGCCCTGCGCATCGAGTTTCACCGGGCCGGAGAAGAAGGCAATCAGCTTTTCCTTCGGCGGGCTGCTCTGCAGCGCCGCGCTGCCGCCGTCGCCGCCGGTGCGCAGTCGACCGGTCGCGCCGAGCGAGCCATCGATCAGGCGGCCGTAGAGGTCGCGGATTTCGAGGCCGAGGCGGCGCTGGCCGAAATACCAGTCGTCCGGCGCCGGAGGCTGGTAACGCGTCAGATTGAGGATACCGACATCAACCGCCGCGACGGTGACATAGGCGTCCTGGTTTGCGCCTGCTCCGGCGACCTGCAGCGAGATATTGAGCGGCTGGCGCGGCAGCGTCTTTTCCGGCGCCGTGATCGACACCTGCAAATCGCGGTTTTCCGGATCGACCTTCAGCCAGGTGACGCCGATGGCGCGCATCGGCATGCGGCTTTCCTGCGCCTGGCCCGGACGATAGAGCGTCGCCGTGACATAGGAACCGGCACCCCAGGCGGCGGTGACCGGAATCTCGACTTCGCCGCCATTCGCGCCGATGCTGGCGGTCTTGACCGCAATCAGGTTCTCGGAACCCGACGTGATCATCAGCTCGCCGGCATAACGCGACGACACCTTGAGCTTGGCCGTCTCGCCGACCTTGTAGCTCTGCTTGTCCAGCGCAATTTCCAGCGCATCCGGGGTTTCGGTCGAGGTCGCAGTCACGAACCAGCCGGCATCGAACTCGACGCTGGAGGTGGGTCCCCCGATATCGGCGGTTTCGACTTCGAGCCGGTAGCGGCCCCACTTGACCGGAACGGAAACCCTGCCGCCATCGGCGGTGACATTCACCGTGCCGTTGGCAGCCTGGCTGGTGCGGGTCACCGGCTCATATCGCCAGGACGAACCGTCGCGATACCACTGGTAATCTCGGTCGATCTTGATCAGTTTCCAGGGCAGGTTCTGCATCGCCTGTTTCTTGCCGGCCTCGTCCACCATGATCACGGTGAAATTGCCGACCGAGTTTTCGCCGAGATCGCCGGAAAATTCCGGCTTGATGCCGATCCGGGCACCTTCCGCCTTCACCGGCAGGGTGATCGAACGCTCGATCGCCCGGCCGCCCGCCTCCTGCATGCGCACGACGATATCGGCATTGACAAGCTGCGTCGTCGAAGGCGCCTCGGCAACGGTCGCGTCGAAGACTGCCTTGCCGTCGTCGTCGAGCGGTTCGAGCGCCTCCAGCGGAATGCGAACCGCTTCGCTCGCCTCTTCATCCACAAGGCCGAACTGGTAGCCCGGGAAGGCCGGATTTTCACGCGTCGTCTTCAGCGCGATCTCGCCTTCGAGATTGAGGCCGGCAGCCGGCGCTCCATAAAGATAACGGCCGTCGATATTGATCGGCACCGGTTCCCCGACCGCGATATCCTTGGCGTCGCTGGTCATGTCGAATTCGATGCGGTCCGGCACGAAGTCGTCAACGAGGAAGGTCTTTTCACCGATTGCCGACCCCTTGGGATCGGTGAAGATCTGCATCGTCCAGGTGCCGCGCATCGAGGTCGCCAGCAGCGGCAGATCGAGCGCATAACCGCCGAGCGAGCCGTTGTTGACGATGCGCCGATCCTCGACGCCGTCAGGCCGCAGGAAGACGAAGGTAAGCGGCAGGTTCTCGATCGCCGTCGCATCGATATTGCGGGCAAGCGCCGAGGCATGCACGGTTTCGCCGGGGCGGTAGATGCCCCGTTCCGTCCAGGGCAGGATATCGATCGCACCAGGCGCCGGGCGCCCGGTAACGCCACGGTCGGAAAGATCGAAGCCGGCACGGGCCATGTCGAGGAAGACATAGTCCTGGCCGTTGTTCTGGGCCGCCAGCACCGCCGGCACCATCGCCGCCGTGCCGCGCATCAGGCCGGCGGTAAATACCGCGCGGCCATCCGCATCGGTCTTCGCCGTGCCGAGGATTTCGTTATTCTTGGCGAGAAGCTGCAGGTCGACGCCGGCCATCGGCTTTGCACTGCCGAGCGAGCGGGCAAAGACGTTGAGGCCATCCGTGCCGGCATAGGTGGTGAGACCGATATCCGACACCACGAACCATTGCGTCGCCTTGGTATCGTATTCCTGGCTCGTCGCATTGGCGGCGGCCGCCGTCAGCATGTAAACGCCGGGTTTGCGGGTCGGCAGAGCCTCGTCGACCGGGAAACTCGTCACCACGTCTTTGTTGAGGTCCTGGGCGATGTCGATCGTGCCCTGCCAGACCAGTTCACCGCTCTGCTCCTGGATCTGGGTGGCGTTATAACCGTCCATCTGGGTCAGGAACTGCGAATTGGCGAGCAGCGGGGCAATGCTGCGGTCCCCCACCCTGTAGAGCTTCAGATTGGCCTTTTCGGTATTGACCGACACGATCGGAATGCCGCGGCGCGCGGTCGACGGCAACACGAAACTGTCGCCGGTGAACCGCACGGTCGCCGAGCGATCCTTGACGTAGATGTCGATATCGACCTGGGCCGCGAGCGGCTCATCCACGGAAGACGGCAGGCCGCGGCGTAGCGACAGCTTGTAGCGCTGGCCATGGGTCAGGCCTTCGACGCAGATCTGGTTGTCCTTGGCCTCCATCGCCTTCGGCGCCTGGCCGTTGAGCACGACAAAGGGCGCGTAATCGACACCGATCTTCACCAGCGGCTCGGAGAATTGCACGCAGACGCGCGGGTTGGCGCTGTCGGCATCGACCGTGTTGCCGGTCATCCGGAAACCCTGACGTTCGCGCAGATCGTTATAGGCGGCTTGAACGGTGCGGGCATTCACCAGCGCCAGGCTTGCCTTGTAGGCGTTGAGCGCGGCGCGATAATTCTGCTGCTTGGCAAGCGCGGCCCCGAGAACCGCCAGCGCATCGGCGCGGGTCTGGGTCGTGCGCGAAAGCTGGTAGCCATTAACGGCGGCAAGCGTGCCTTCGCCATCGACCGTGGTGTTGTTCTTCGCGGTGCTGGCAGCACGGGCAAGCTCGATCCACAGCGCACCGTCGTCGGGGATGATCGAGAGCGCGCCTTTGAAATTGTAGACCGCCGTATCGACATTGCCGGCCAGAACCTGGCCCTGGGCGATCGTCCTGAGGTTTTCGACGCCGTAACCCTGCTGGTTGCCGCCAAGCGTCAGGCCATCCTTCTGATCGCGCGCCTGCTGGAGAACTTCTTCCGAAAGGAAGGACAATTTTGGCGGGGCGCCGATATCGGGTTCAACGGCGGTTACGACGATCTTGCCGGCGGTCGCACCCGGAAACGGGTTGAGCTGGCTATAATCCGACTTGAGGAAGCACCATTTGGCTTTCTCGTTATAGGTGAAAGCCTTGCAGGCATTGTCGCCGATGCAGGCCGCCTCGCACTGGGGCTGGCTGACATTCTTCACGGTTCGAAGATCGAAACCGAGATAATCGCTGTTCGGAGTGCTTTCGATCCGCCGGTCGGCCGCAGTCAGCGGCGAGACGAGAGCGAAAGCGAAAACGATGAGAGCGAGAAAGCCGAATAACGCGCGCCTAGACATTGAAAGTCCCCCCGTGGCTGCCGTCGGAAGTCGGCAGTTTTCTAATCTATCCCGTGACTTGTCAACGAGCCTCGATGCGTGGAGCCACCTATTTTCGTGAAGAGATTGTCATATGACGAATGTCGTGCCGGAACGGTTCAGGCCATCAGCCCGGCAGCCGTAAATCCGCCGTCGA
This region includes:
- a CDS encoding alpha-2-macroglobulin family protein; protein product: MSRRALFGFLALIVFAFALVSPLTAADRRIESTPNSDYLGFDLRTVKNVSQPQCEAACIGDNACKAFTYNEKAKWCFLKSDYSQLNPFPGATAGKIVVTAVEPDIGAPPKLSFLSEEVLQQARDQKDGLTLGGNQQGYGVENLRTIAQGQVLAGNVDTAVYNFKGALSIIPDDGALWIELARAASTAKNNTTVDGEGTLAAVNGYQLSRTTQTRADALAVLGAALAKQQNYRAALNAYKASLALVNARTVQAAYNDLRERQGFRMTGNTVDADSANPRVCVQFSEPLVKIGVDYAPFVVLNGQAPKAMEAKDNQICVEGLTHGQRYKLSLRRGLPSSVDEPLAAQVDIDIYVKDRSATVRFTGDSFVLPSTARRGIPIVSVNTEKANLKLYRVGDRSIAPLLANSQFLTQMDGYNATQIQEQSGELVWQGTIDIAQDLNKDVVTSFPVDEALPTRKPGVYMLTAAAANATSQEYDTKATQWFVVSDIGLTTYAGTDGLNVFARSLGSAKPMAGVDLQLLAKNNEILGTAKTDADGRAVFTAGLMRGTAAMVPAVLAAQNNGQDYVFLDMARAGFDLSDRGVTGRPAPGAIDILPWTERGIYRPGETVHASALARNIDATAIENLPLTFVFLRPDGVEDRRIVNNGSLGGYALDLPLLATSMRGTWTMQIFTDPKGSAIGEKTFLVDDFVPDRIEFDMTSDAKDIAVGEPVPINIDGRYLYGAPAAGLNLEGEIALKTTRENPAFPGYQFGLVDEEASEAVRIPLEALEPLDDDGKAVFDATVAEAPSTTQLVNADIVVRMQEAGGRAIERSITLPVKAEGARIGIKPEFSGDLGENSVGNFTVIMVDEAGKKQAMQNLPWKLIKIDRDYQWYRDGSSWRYEPVTRTSQAANGTVNVTADGGRVSVPVKWGRYRLEVETADIGGPTSSVEFDAGWFVTATSTETPDALEIALDKQSYKVGETAKLKVSSRYAGELMITSGSENLIAVKTASIGANGGEVEIPVTAAWGAGSYVTATLYRPGQAQESRMPMRAIGVTWLKVDPENRDLQVSITAPEKTLPRQPLNISLQVAGAGANQDAYVTVAAVDVGILNLTRYQPPAPDDWYFGQRRLGLEIRDLYGRLIDGSLGATGRLRTGGDGGSAALQSSPPKEKLIAFFSGPVKLDAQGKANVSFDIPQFNGTARVMAVAWSKTGVGHGVKDVVIRDPVVVTASLPRFLAPGDQTNLRLDVANTDAPAGDYQLAITTNKPVSVDQKGTGKITLAAGGKSDLTLALHGVEPGDGSISIRLSNASGMSLDQVLDIPVRPAAMPITQQRLVELKPGASVTVDANLLADSILPGASISVNVSRSTAFDIPALLMSLSRYPYGCAEQTTSRALPLLYLSQMAVQNGLADDTEVKKRVQDAIYRVLSYQSSAGSFGLWGPGGGDLWLDSYVSDFLSRAREQGYDVPEQALVQALDSLQNSLGFTNNIKDQGNEIAYALYVLARNRKAAISDLRYYADTMLNDFPTPLAKAHIAAALALYGDAQRSKNIFAASLQMSQDAQIHRVSLSRSDYGSSLRDGAAVLALAAESRPVPPIVPALATIVAKEWGQKKYTSTQEQTWMLLAARALQNGDDGLRLQVNGADHRGTLMSQMTGDALIGHPLIVKNNSADPLSASITTVAAPAQPLPAGGDGFQITRTYYSMDGEEANVSEAEQNQRYVAVIKITESNSWPSRIVVTDLLPAGFEIDNPSIVNSASLANFDWIEEVQAAHTEFRNDRFVAAFDRSAGDNREITLAYVVRAVTPGVYDHPAAQVEDMYRPQFSARTATGKMEVLAAQ